The following proteins are encoded in a genomic region of Pseudomonadota bacterium:
- a CDS encoding valine--pyruvate transaminase — MRLSLFGHRFTQPSGILRLMEDLGQALAVNKGMLMLGGGNPAHIPEVESVLKSRMQNLLDAPGALGRVIGDYSPPQGDPAFIEAVADLLRREYGWNIGPRNVALTGGSQCAFFMLFNMFAGAAEDGRNKKILLPMGPEYIGYSNLGLGPDFFAARLPSMELIDKHTFKYHVALDSIEWADEIGAICVSRPTNPTGNVLTDREMQALIKLARAHDIPLIVDSAYGAPFPNILFSEVQPLWDESVILTLSLSKFGLPGTRTGIVIAREEVIDAIARINAIINLAPTNVGSALMLDLFRSGEVLRLGREVIKPYYESKAREAVAQLTDELDAYPFLLHKPEGAIFLWLWFKDLPITSEILYQRLKDRGVLVVPGHYFFPGMGTEAQQGRECLRITYAQAQEVVEQGLAIVADEVRKAYAERRA, encoded by the coding sequence ATGCGGCTTTCACTGTTCGGACATCGGTTTACACAGCCTTCGGGGATCCTCCGGCTCATGGAAGATCTCGGGCAGGCGCTCGCCGTCAACAAAGGCATGTTGATGCTGGGCGGCGGTAATCCTGCGCATATCCCGGAGGTCGAGTCCGTGCTCAAATCCAGGATGCAAAACCTACTCGATGCACCGGGGGCGCTCGGCCGGGTGATTGGCGACTATAGCCCGCCCCAAGGAGATCCCGCGTTCATCGAGGCCGTGGCCGATCTCCTGCGCCGCGAGTACGGTTGGAACATAGGGCCACGGAATGTCGCTTTAACCGGCGGCAGCCAGTGCGCTTTTTTCATGCTCTTTAATATGTTCGCGGGCGCCGCGGAAGACGGACGGAACAAGAAAATCCTGTTACCGATGGGCCCCGAATATATCGGTTACTCGAACCTTGGCCTCGGGCCCGATTTCTTCGCCGCCAGACTTCCGAGCATGGAGCTCATCGACAAGCATACGTTCAAGTACCATGTCGCTTTAGACAGCATCGAGTGGGCGGATGAAATAGGCGCTATCTGCGTATCGCGACCGACCAATCCCACCGGTAACGTCCTGACCGACCGCGAGATGCAAGCCCTGATCAAACTTGCACGGGCGCATGACATCCCCCTCATCGTGGACAGCGCCTATGGCGCGCCGTTTCCGAACATCCTCTTCAGCGAAGTGCAACCGCTATGGGACGAGTCCGTTATTCTGACGCTGAGCCTCTCGAAGTTCGGGCTTCCGGGGACGCGCACCGGCATCGTCATTGCCCGCGAGGAGGTGATCGATGCCATCGCGCGCATTAACGCGATCATCAACCTGGCTCCGACCAATGTGGGATCGGCGTTGATGCTCGATCTGTTCCGGAGCGGCGAGGTGTTGCGGCTCGGCCGCGAAGTGATCAAACCCTACTATGAGTCCAAGGCTAGGGAAGCGGTCGCGCAACTGACCGACGAGCTGGATGCATACCCTTTTCTCCTGCATAAGCCTGAAGGCGCGATCTTCCTTTGGCTGTGGTTCAAGGATCTCCCGATCACGAGCGAGATCCTGTATCAGCGGCTCAAGGATCGGGGTGTTCTCGTCGTCCCCGGACACTATTTTTTCCCGGGGATGGGGACGGAGGCCCAGCAGGGCCGGGAATGTCTACGGATAACCTATGCGCAAGCACAAGAGGTGGTTGAGCAAGGGCTTGCGATCGTCGCGGACGAAGTGCGTAAGGCCTATGCCGAGAGACGAGCATGA
- a CDS encoding molybdenum cofactor biosynthesis protein MoaE, with the protein MKIEIRHQAIDPWAEVTRYEQVLARERGSYGACAVFAGTMRDFNEDTSVRAMTLEHYPGMTENHLEQIGQEAKARWPILDGLIIHRVGEVQPGDPIVVIAVWSAHRSAAFEACRFVIEDLKSRAPFWKKETLAEGARWVEKNTG; encoded by the coding sequence GTGAAAATCGAGATACGTCATCAAGCGATCGATCCCTGGGCCGAGGTGACCCGTTACGAGCAGGTGCTGGCGCGAGAACGGGGTTCTTACGGCGCGTGCGCCGTTTTCGCGGGCACGATGCGCGACTTCAACGAAGACACCTCCGTCCGCGCCATGACGCTTGAGCATTATCCCGGGATGACCGAAAATCATCTCGAACAGATTGGCCAGGAGGCGAAGGCGCGCTGGCCGATCCTCGATGGCCTCATCATTCATCGGGTCGGGGAGGTGCAACCGGGCGATCCGATCGTCGTCATCGCGGTGTGGTCCGCGCACCGGTCGGCGGCCTTCGAAGCCTGCCGGTTCGTAATTGAAGACCTCAAGTCGCGCGCGCCTTTTTGGAAGAAGGAGACATTGGCGGAAGGCGCCCGCTGGGTCGAAAAAAACACCGGCTAG
- a CDS encoding 50S ribosomal protein L25/general stress protein Ctc, with protein MKQFEISAENRAGAGKGASRRLRRAGKIPAILYGAGKDPVMLQLSHDEMQKHLAQEAFYSHILRVNLNDAMEKVVLKDLQRHPYKPRIMHVDLLRVSEHEKLTMRVPIHFVNADKCVGVKQGGGVISHLMTEVEVVCLPKDLPEFIAVDLADISVGTTLHLSDLSLPAGVEAAGLLHGGDPAQPVVSVHIPRVVVPEGEALAETAEEPAAAAAAEPKPSA; from the coding sequence GTGAAACAGTTCGAAATCAGCGCTGAAAACCGTGCCGGCGCCGGGAAAGGTGCGAGCCGCCGCCTGCGCCGCGCGGGCAAGATCCCGGCTATCCTATATGGCGCCGGTAAAGACCCGGTGATGCTGCAGTTGAGTCACGACGAGATGCAAAAACATCTGGCGCAGGAAGCGTTCTATTCGCATATTCTGAGAGTGAACCTGAACGACGCGATGGAGAAAGTGGTGCTCAAGGATCTGCAACGGCATCCCTATAAGCCTCGCATCATGCATGTCGATCTGCTGCGTGTGAGCGAGCATGAGAAGCTCACGATGCGGGTGCCGATTCACTTCGTTAACGCGGACAAGTGTGTCGGCGTTAAACAAGGCGGCGGCGTCATCAGCCACTTGATGACCGAGGTCGAAGTCGTGTGCTTGCCGAAAGACCTGCCGGAATTTATCGCTGTTGATCTTGCGGACATATCGGTCGGTACGACATTGCACCTCTCGGACCTGAGCCTGCCCGCCGGTGTCGAGGCCGCCGGGCTCCTGCATGGAGGCGATCCGGCCCAGCCCGTGGTCTCGGTGCATATCCCGCGGGTGGTCGTGCCCGAAGGCGAGGCTCTAGCGGAGACCGCCGAGGAGCCTGCGGCCGCGGCGGCGGCCGAACCGAAACCGAGCGCTTGA
- a CDS encoding DUF1820 family protein — MYKVIFHNQGRVYEIYAKNVVQSGMYGFIEVDKLVFGTRSTLVVDPSEEQLKSEFGGVNRTYIPLHAIIRIDEVDKEGQVKVTQADADGANVTPFPIFTQKDTTKR; from the coding sequence ATGTATAAGGTGATCTTTCATAACCAAGGCCGGGTCTACGAGATATACGCAAAGAACGTCGTGCAGAGCGGTATGTACGGGTTTATCGAGGTCGATAAGCTCGTGTTCGGAACGCGCTCTACGCTGGTCGTCGATCCTTCCGAAGAGCAATTGAAATCGGAATTCGGTGGCGTCAACCGCACCTATATTCCGCTGCATGCCATCATTCGTATCGATGAGGTCGATAAGGAAGGCCAGGTTAAGGTGACACAGGCAGACGCCGACGGTGCCAATGTTACCCCGTTTCCAATATTCACTCAAAAGGACACGACGAAACGCTGA
- a CDS encoding thioredoxin family protein codes for MKTKAIFYHAGCPVCVAAEQNVANAFDPARYELEIVHLGTDKSRLKEAQAVGVKSVPALVMDGTAFHINFGASIEALK; via the coding sequence ATGAAAACCAAAGCCATTTTCTACCACGCTGGGTGCCCTGTGTGCGTCGCGGCGGAACAAAATGTAGCCAACGCATTTGATCCTGCGAGATATGAGCTGGAAATCGTCCATCTCGGCACTGATAAATCGCGTCTGAAAGAAGCGCAAGCCGTTGGTGTCAAATCCGTCCCTGCCCTCGTTATGGATGGGACCGCGTTTCACATCAACTTTGGCGCCAGCATCGAGGCATTGAAATAA
- a CDS encoding VOC family protein, which yields MADENPTILSHISVGTNDFERAVAFYDQVLLTLGCKRIMEHPGAVAYGKQYPEFWVQTPVDDRPASVGNGTHVGFIAPTREAVHAFHEAAIGAGAMDNGAPGPRPQYGAPYYGCFVRDLDGHNVEAAFWDERA from the coding sequence GTGGCGGATGAAAACCCTACTATCCTTTCTCATATTTCAGTTGGCACCAACGACTTCGAGCGCGCCGTTGCATTCTACGACCAGGTGCTCCTCACGCTAGGTTGTAAACGAATCATGGAACACCCGGGCGCTGTCGCTTACGGCAAGCAATACCCAGAGTTTTGGGTACAAACACCAGTCGATGATAGACCGGCGTCAGTTGGCAATGGCACACACGTTGGCTTTATCGCACCAACAAGAGAAGCGGTACACGCTTTTCACGAGGCTGCTATAGGTGCTGGGGCTATGGATAACGGTGCACCTGGGCCTAGACCCCAGTATGGTGCTCCCTACTATGGTTGTTTTGTTCGCGACCTGGATGGGCACAACGTTGAGGCTGCATTTTGGGACGAACGAGCTTAG
- a CDS encoding molybdopterin molybdotransferase MoeA, giving the protein MSAKTPLPPSCADDHDPDSLAPDLALKRILSEITPLKSPEVVPVRSALGRVLAREIVSTLDVPAHTNAAMDGYALKAADLPRAGVAALKLRGTAWAGKPFEGEVTAGHCVRIFTGALMPAGADTVVMQEQVEAAGDVIRVRPGQKPGQNVRPAGEDIARGEHVLSAGKRLMPADLGLIASLGMGEVAVTRRPRVAFFSTGDELRSIGEPLSPGAIYDSNRYTLHGGLTRLGVDLIDMGVVRDVREALEQAFAEAAASADVLITTGGASVGEADYITETLRSAGRVAFWKVAIKPGRPLAFGRVHGAYFFGLPGNPVSVMATFYQLVQPALRYLMGETEITPLLIKARCMSPLRKKPGRVEYQRGVVERGDQGELVVHSTGSQGSAILRSMSAANCFIVLPTDWGRVEPGTLVDVQPFFALV; this is encoded by the coding sequence ATGAGCGCGAAGACCCCGCTGCCGCCAAGCTGCGCGGATGACCACGATCCGGACTCGCTGGCGCCCGATCTGGCGCTCAAGCGCATTCTGTCGGAAATTACGCCCTTAAAATCGCCCGAAGTCGTCCCAGTGCGCAGCGCGCTCGGACGGGTATTAGCGCGCGAAATCGTGTCCACCCTCGACGTGCCTGCGCACACCAATGCCGCCATGGACGGCTACGCGCTCAAAGCGGCCGATCTGCCCCGCGCGGGCGTCGCGGCGCTCAAACTTCGCGGCACTGCCTGGGCCGGCAAACCTTTCGAGGGCGAGGTCACGGCCGGTCATTGCGTCCGCATCTTCACCGGGGCGCTCATGCCTGCCGGCGCGGATACCGTCGTCATGCAAGAACAGGTCGAAGCCGCCGGCGATGTGATCCGGGTGCGCCCGGGTCAAAAACCGGGTCAGAACGTGCGCCCGGCCGGCGAGGACATTGCGCGGGGCGAGCATGTGCTCAGTGCCGGAAAACGGCTCATGCCCGCCGATCTCGGGCTCATCGCATCCTTGGGGATGGGCGAGGTCGCGGTCACGAGGCGGCCGCGGGTGGCTTTTTTTTCGACCGGCGATGAGCTGCGTTCGATCGGCGAGCCCCTGTCTCCCGGAGCGATCTACGACAGTAACCGCTACACACTCCACGGGGGTTTGACGCGCCTTGGCGTCGATCTCATCGATATGGGCGTGGTCCGGGACGTGCGCGAGGCATTGGAGCAGGCCTTCGCCGAGGCCGCGGCGAGCGCGGATGTTCTCATTACGACCGGCGGGGCATCGGTCGGAGAGGCGGATTACATCACCGAGACGCTACGGAGCGCCGGCCGGGTAGCATTCTGGAAAGTAGCCATAAAGCCCGGCCGCCCGCTCGCCTTCGGGCGCGTGCACGGCGCGTATTTCTTCGGTCTCCCCGGCAATCCCGTGTCCGTGATGGCGACGTTTTATCAATTGGTCCAGCCGGCGCTTCGCTACCTCATGGGTGAAACCGAAATCACCCCCTTGCTCATCAAGGCGCGCTGCATGAGCCCGCTCAGAAAAAAACCGGGACGGGTGGAATACCAGCGCGGGGTGGTCGAGCGCGGCGACCAGGGCGAGCTCGTGGTCCACAGCACCGGATCCCAGGGCTCGGCGATCCTTCGTTCCATGAGCGCGGCCAACTGTTTTATCGTGCTCCCCACTGATTGGGGCCGCGTCGAGCCGGGAACGCTGGTCGACGTGCAGCCGTTTTTCGCGTTGGTCTAG
- a CDS encoding type II toxin-antitoxin system RelE/ParE family toxin translates to MAEYRLLIKPSAAKEIDAIGSRRDRRRIIARIAALSEEPRPLGSEKLAGSESRYRVRQGNYRVVYAVDDAARVAEVVKVGHRREVYRKGT, encoded by the coding sequence GTGGCCGAATATAGGCTACTCATCAAGCCGTCGGCCGCGAAGGAGATTGATGCCATTGGCTCCAGGAGGGATCGCCGACGCATCATTGCTCGAATTGCGGCGCTCTCAGAGGAACCTCGCCCCTTGGGCAGTGAGAAGCTTGCAGGTTCCGAGAGTCGATATCGTGTTCGCCAAGGCAACTACCGTGTGGTGTACGCTGTAGATGACGCTGCGCGGGTCGCAGAGGTGGTCAAAGTCGGTCATCGCCGTGAGGTCTATCGCAAAGGCACCTAA
- a CDS encoding helix-turn-helix transcriptional regulator translates to MQEIKKSSPPLRATYQKLEDVVGCKWSVSVLQAVAAGVTRPGALERHIEGISTKVLSERLRKLTDYGLLSKHVYVEVPPRTEYSLSQNGQQLVNIVEQIKRLDDEIRIVEQYAPADAKKRRR, encoded by the coding sequence ATGCAAGAAATAAAAAAATCATCGCCCCCGCTGCGAGCCACCTATCAGAAACTCGAAGACGTGGTAGGTTGCAAGTGGTCGGTATCGGTACTACAAGCCGTCGCCGCTGGAGTCACGCGCCCGGGAGCTTTGGAACGCCACATAGAAGGAATTTCCACCAAAGTTCTTTCCGAGCGGCTGCGCAAACTGACCGACTACGGCTTGCTGTCGAAGCATGTCTATGTAGAAGTGCCGCCCAGAACAGAATATTCACTCTCCCAAAACGGGCAGCAACTGGTCAACATCGTTGAGCAGATAAAACGCTTGGACGATGAAATCAGAATCGTCGAACAATACGCTCCAGCGGACGCCAAAAAGCGGCGTCGCTGA
- a CDS encoding alpha/beta hydrolase codes for MQNLLVTFFTILVITWLLLTFALYALQPNFIYFPTKKLVATPKQIGLAYESVYLSTGDGARIHGWYVPADKARATVLYLHGNGGNISHRLAALQAFHALALNIFIIDYHGYGLSEGDPSEDGTYQDAEAAWEHLMRTRGLAPEEIIVFGESLGGAVAVWLTTRGRPAGVILESAFTSLRDLAKRYYPFAPVDLLLRFHYPTLERITKVACPILIAHSRDDEIVPFEHGERLYKAITARKMFLERTGGHNDAFSADVNHYMPALDRFITGVLSRPRTTRARCRLLYPRCVAAPVLP; via the coding sequence ATGCAAAACCTGTTGGTCACGTTTTTTACGATCCTGGTCATCACGTGGTTGCTGCTGACGTTCGCCTTGTACGCGCTTCAACCCAATTTCATCTATTTTCCCACGAAAAAACTGGTCGCGACGCCGAAGCAAATCGGGCTTGCGTATGAATCGGTTTATTTAAGCACCGGCGACGGCGCGCGCATCCATGGCTGGTATGTGCCCGCGGACAAAGCGCGCGCTACGGTACTCTACCTGCACGGGAACGGCGGGAACATCTCTCACCGGCTCGCGGCGCTGCAAGCATTCCACGCCCTGGCGCTCAACATTTTCATCATTGATTATCACGGCTATGGCTTGAGCGAGGGCGATCCGAGCGAAGACGGCACCTACCAAGACGCCGAGGCCGCCTGGGAACACCTGATGCGCACGCGCGGCCTCGCGCCCGAGGAAATCATCGTCTTTGGCGAATCGCTGGGCGGGGCCGTCGCAGTCTGGCTGACCACCCGCGGCCGGCCGGCCGGTGTCATTCTCGAATCGGCCTTTACCTCCTTGCGGGATCTGGCAAAGCGTTACTATCCGTTCGCGCCGGTGGACCTGTTACTGCGGTTCCACTACCCCACCTTGGAACGCATCACTAAAGTCGCTTGCCCCATACTCATCGCCCATAGCCGCGACGATGAGATCGTACCCTTCGAGCACGGCGAGCGGCTGTATAAAGCGATCACCGCCCGCAAGATGTTTCTAGAACGCACCGGCGGGCACAACGACGCCTTCAGCGCGGACGTTAATCACTACATGCCGGCCCTCGACCGTTTTATCACCGGGGTGCTCTCGCGTCCGCGGACGACGCGAGCACGGTGCCGTCTTCTTTACCCTAGATGCGTTGCGGCACCGGTTTTGCCTTAG
- a CDS encoding ribose-phosphate diphosphokinase: protein MSFDSVMLFTGNANPALAQAVANHLQIPLGKATVGRFSDGEVMVEITENVRGRDVFVLQPTCAPTNDHLLELLVMADAIRRASAYRITAVMPYMGYSRQDRRPRFARVPITAKMIANMIASVGTDRVMTVDLHAEQIQGFFDIPLDNIYASPVLLGDVWKHEYPSVMVVSPDVGGVVRARALAKRLDDADLAIIDKRRPNPNEARVMNIIGDVESRTCVMIDDLVDTAGTLCEAAKALKDHGATRVLAYCTHPVLSGNAVERIQSSALDELVVTDTIPLAPVAAACPRIRQLSVAGLLAESIRRIASGESLSSMFMD from the coding sequence GGGAAGGCGACGGTGGGCCGTTTCAGCGACGGCGAGGTGATGGTCGAGATCACGGAGAACGTGCGCGGGCGCGATGTCTTCGTGCTACAGCCTACCTGCGCCCCGACCAATGATCACTTGCTCGAACTTTTGGTGATGGCGGACGCCATCCGGCGCGCTTCGGCGTATCGCATTACCGCGGTCATGCCCTACATGGGCTATTCACGCCAGGACCGGCGCCCGCGTTTTGCGCGCGTGCCGATCACCGCGAAAATGATCGCCAATATGATTGCGAGCGTGGGGACCGATCGGGTCATGACGGTCGATCTCCACGCTGAGCAGATCCAAGGATTTTTCGATATCCCGCTCGACAACATCTACGCCTCGCCGGTGCTGCTCGGCGATGTGTGGAAACACGAATACCCGAGCGTAATGGTGGTCTCCCCCGATGTGGGCGGCGTTGTCAGAGCGAGAGCACTGGCCAAGCGGCTCGATGATGCGGATCTCGCGATCATCGACAAGCGCCGTCCCAACCCCAACGAAGCCCGGGTCATGAATATTATCGGCGATGTCGAGAGCCGGACCTGTGTCATGATCGATGACTTGGTGGATACCGCCGGAACCCTGTGCGAGGCCGCCAAAGCGCTTAAGGACCACGGCGCCACACGGGTTTTAGCCTACTGCACGCATCCGGTGCTTTCGGGCAATGCCGTCGAGCGTATTCAGTCGTCCGCCTTGGATGAGCTGGTGGTGACCGACACCATACCGCTAGCACCCGTGGCGGCCGCATGCCCGCGGATCCGCCAGCTCAGTGTCGCTGGGCTGCTCGCTGAGAGCATACGCCGGATCGCCTCGGGAGAGTCCTTGAGCTCGATGTTTATGGATTGA
- the pth gene encoding aminoacyl-tRNA hydrolase, which translates to MSDHAGIDLIVGLGNPGPEYAETRHNIGFWLLDRIARSCRAEFQEQRHFFGHITRVRLAGRECWLLKPMAFMNHSGRSVAAFTHYYRMPAASVLVAYDELDLPPGTVRLKCGGGHGGHNGLRDILACVPDPGFIRLRVGVGHPGARELVTPFLLSRPSSADREAIGSALDAALDLLPRIVSGDLPAAMNRLHQRGDKL; encoded by the coding sequence GTGTCGGACCACGCGGGGATCGATCTCATCGTCGGTCTTGGCAACCCGGGCCCCGAGTACGCGGAGACGCGCCACAATATCGGTTTCTGGCTGCTGGATCGGATCGCGCGCTCGTGCCGCGCCGAATTTCAGGAACAAAGGCATTTTTTTGGCCACATCACCCGGGTCCGTCTCGCGGGCCGTGAGTGTTGGTTGCTGAAGCCCATGGCGTTCATGAACCATAGCGGGCGCAGCGTCGCCGCGTTCACGCACTATTATCGAATGCCGGCGGCATCGGTATTGGTGGCCTACGATGAGTTGGATCTCCCCCCCGGAACGGTGCGCTTGAAATGCGGCGGGGGTCACGGCGGGCACAACGGCCTGCGGGATATTTTGGCCTGCGTGCCCGATCCCGGTTTCATTCGCCTGCGCGTAGGAGTTGGACACCCGGGAGCGCGCGAGCTGGTCACGCCGTTCCTCTTGAGCCGGCCCTCGAGCGCTGATCGGGAAGCGATCGGATCGGCGCTCGACGCCGCCCTCGATCTGCTGCCCCGGATCGTTAGCGGTGATCTTCCGGCGGCGATGAATCGTCTGCATCAGCGCGGTGACAAGCTTTAA
- a CDS encoding DUF6494 family protein has translation MNEDTFNLEVRKFLKKVGVSSQRELERAVREGIAAGELSGAERLAVTMTLEVGGLGLRHTIADTIALE, from the coding sequence ATGAACGAGGACACATTCAACCTGGAAGTGCGGAAGTTTCTAAAGAAGGTCGGCGTTAGCTCCCAACGCGAGCTCGAGCGCGCCGTGCGGGAGGGCATCGCCGCGGGTGAACTCAGTGGTGCGGAGCGGCTAGCGGTGACGATGACCTTGGAGGTGGGCGGATTGGGACTACGCCACACGATTGCCGACACCATCGCGCTTGAATAG
- the mobA gene encoding molybdenum cofactor guanylyltransferase yields the protein MTETRTQITGLILAGGRAQRMGGQDKGLLPLAGQPLVAHVIAALAPQVCDIVINANRNAQAYSSQGYRVFADAVGGYCGPLAGIESGLGLMATPYLLSVPCDSPFLPPVLCQRLYAALLDADAEIAVVHDGEWMQPVFALITRGLHSSLARFLASGGRKIDRWYAQHRLAIADFSDAPEAFVNLNTPEELAAAEVTLAGRRPAAAGAIQP from the coding sequence ATGACCGAAACTCGCACCCAGATCACGGGACTGATCCTGGCCGGCGGGCGCGCGCAGCGGATGGGAGGGCAGGACAAGGGGCTGTTGCCTTTGGCGGGCCAGCCGCTGGTTGCTCACGTCATCGCGGCGCTCGCGCCCCAGGTTTGCGACATCGTCATTAACGCCAATCGCAATGCGCAGGCGTACTCGAGCCAAGGCTACCGCGTCTTTGCGGATGCGGTCGGCGGGTATTGCGGACCCCTGGCGGGGATCGAAAGCGGCCTGGGCCTCATGGCCACCCCCTATCTGCTGAGCGTGCCGTGTGATTCTCCGTTCTTGCCCCCGGTGCTTTGTCAGCGGCTTTATGCCGCCCTCCTTGATGCGGACGCCGAGATTGCGGTGGTCCACGACGGCGAGTGGATGCAACCGGTATTCGCGCTCATCACGCGTGGCTTGCATTCGTCTTTGGCGCGTTTCCTCGCGAGTGGTGGCCGTAAAATCGACCGCTGGTACGCGCAGCACCGGCTTGCGATTGCGGACTTCTCCGATGCCCCCGAGGCCTTTGTCAACCTCAACACCCCCGAGGAACTCGCGGCCGCCGAAGTAACGCTGGCCGGCCGGCGGCCGGCCGCGGCCGGAGCTATACAACCATGA
- a CDS encoding group 1 truncated hemoglobin, which translates to MHRIILTVIVMLLAACAEERRPDAQASLYERLGEKEAIVAVVDDFVANVGNDARINHYFDNTDIPNLKAKLVDQICQASGGPCTYTGRDMKSTHAHMGVSEADFNALVEDLVQSLNKFNVTQREQDDLLALLSPMKPDIVSR; encoded by the coding sequence ATGCATCGCATTATATTGACCGTAATAGTCATGTTACTGGCCGCGTGCGCCGAGGAGCGGCGGCCCGACGCGCAAGCCAGTCTCTACGAGCGGCTGGGGGAGAAGGAAGCCATCGTCGCTGTCGTCGACGATTTCGTCGCTAATGTCGGCAATGACGCGCGGATCAATCATTACTTCGATAACACCGATATTCCCAATCTGAAAGCCAAGCTCGTCGATCAGATTTGCCAGGCATCGGGCGGCCCCTGCACGTATACCGGTCGCGACATGAAAAGCACGCACGCGCACATGGGCGTTTCGGAAGCTGATTTTAATGCCCTCGTCGAAGACCTCGTCCAGAGTCTTAATAAATTCAATGTAACACAGCGAGAACAGGACGATTTGCTCGCGCTGCTCTCACCGATGAAACCTGACATCGTTAGCCGGTGA
- the ychF gene encoding redox-regulated ATPase YchF, with product MGFKCGIVGLPNVGKSTLFNALTKASIAAENYPFCTIDPNIGLVAVPDPRLTALADIVKPQKIVPTQVEFVDIAGLVAGASKGEGLGNQFLAHIRETQAMAQVVRCFEDDNVVHVAGRVDPLSDIETIHTELCLADLEAVERALERVIKRAKIGDKEASAAREVFETARSRLDAGQALRSVDSTPQERELLRDLHLLTMKPTIYIGNVKEAELRGNRWTEDLAQHAAREGAASLVVCAALEAELVCLSEGERREYLTALGLEEPGLNRFIRAGYALLGLHTFFTASPKEARAWTIPVGATAPQAAGVIHTDFERGFIRAEVIAYDDFLTYRGENGAKEAGKWRLEGKEYVLRDGDVVRFRFKV from the coding sequence ATGGGGTTTAAATGCGGCATCGTGGGTCTGCCGAATGTCGGTAAGTCCACGCTGTTTAATGCGCTCACCAAAGCCTCGATCGCGGCCGAGAATTATCCTTTCTGCACCATCGACCCGAACATCGGTCTGGTCGCCGTACCCGACCCTCGCCTAACGGCGCTCGCGGACATCGTCAAGCCGCAAAAAATCGTTCCGACCCAAGTGGAATTTGTCGATATCGCAGGCCTGGTGGCCGGGGCCTCCAAGGGCGAGGGCTTGGGCAACCAGTTCCTGGCCCATATCCGGGAAACACAAGCCATGGCCCAGGTCGTGCGCTGCTTCGAGGACGATAATGTGGTGCATGTGGCAGGTCGCGTCGATCCTCTGTCCGACATCGAGACCATCCATACCGAGCTTTGTCTCGCGGACCTCGAGGCGGTCGAGCGCGCCCTGGAGCGCGTCATCAAGCGCGCCAAAATCGGCGACAAGGAAGCCTCGGCCGCGAGGGAGGTTTTCGAGACCGCGCGCAGCCGCCTCGATGCGGGTCAAGCGCTGCGGTCGGTGGACTCGACCCCCCAAGAACGCGAGCTTTTGCGCGATCTGCACCTGTTAACGATGAAGCCCACGATTTATATCGGGAACGTCAAGGAGGCGGAGCTTCGCGGGAATCGCTGGACGGAGGATCTCGCCCAGCACGCCGCGCGTGAAGGCGCGGCCAGTCTCGTAGTTTGCGCCGCGTTAGAGGCGGAGCTCGTGTGCTTGAGCGAGGGCGAACGCCGCGAGTACTTAACGGCGCTCGGCCTCGAGGAACCCGGCCTCAATCGTTTCATCCGCGCCGGCTACGCGTTGCTGGGCTTACACACCTTTTTTACCGCCAGCCCGAAAGAAGCGCGCGCCTGGACGATTCCGGTGGGAGCGACGGCGCCTCAGGCGGCCGGGGTCATTCACACGGACTTCGAGCGCGGGTTCATCCGCGCCGAGGTCATCGCCTATGACGATTTTCTAACCTACCGCGGCGAGAACGGGGCGAAGGAAGCCGGCAAGTGGCGGCTGGAAGGCAAGGAATACGTCCTTCGTGACGGCGATGTCGTGCGTTTCCGCTTCAAGGTTTAG
- a CDS encoding CopG family transcriptional regulator, producing METQKRATVYFDAEVHQALRLKAAASHRSISEMVNEAVKVILAEDAEDLSAFEERKGERSISFESFVQDLRQRGRI from the coding sequence ATGGAAACTCAAAAGCGTGCCACCGTTTATTTTGATGCCGAGGTCCATCAAGCTCTTCGGCTGAAAGCCGCAGCTTCCCATCGCTCCATTTCCGAAATGGTTAACGAGGCGGTCAAAGTCATCCTAGCGGAAGATGCTGAAGACCTCTCAGCTTTCGAGGAGCGCAAAGGCGAGCGCAGCATTTCCTTCGAGTCCTTCGTACAAGATTTGAGACAGCGTGGCCGAATATAG